In one Desulfoferula mesophila genomic region, the following are encoded:
- a CDS encoding pyridoxal phosphate-dependent aminotransferase — protein sequence MQLSRRVMSIQPSPTLALNAKADALRAQGVDIVNFGAGQPDFPTPKHICEAAKKAIDDGFTRYTPVPGTPELKQAVIDKFKRDNGLDYAMDQVMINVGGKHSSYLIMQALLDEGDEVIVPAPYWVSYPPMVILAGGKPVIVPTKLENGFKLQLADLQKAVSDKTKAIFINSPSNPTGGVYSEAELRPLAEFCASKGVLIISDEMYEPILFDGRTFTATASLSPEVYANTVTLNGVSKAYAMTGWRIGYMGGPAELIKACSKIQSQSTSNPTSIAQKAAEEALNGPQEFVAERNQSFERRRDLIMDLISELPGVTCYRPEGSFYAFPSFKAYYGKKFEGKQITGSQDLADYLLDNASVAAVPGIAFGEDDCIRFSFAISDEQIKQGMASVKAALAKLT from the coding sequence ATGCAGCTTTCCCGCCGCGTGATGAGCATTCAGCCCTCGCCCACCCTGGCCTTGAACGCCAAGGCCGACGCCCTGCGCGCCCAGGGGGTGGACATCGTCAACTTCGGGGCCGGTCAACCGGATTTCCCCACCCCGAAACACATTTGCGAGGCAGCCAAAAAGGCCATCGACGATGGCTTCACCCGCTACACCCCCGTACCGGGCACTCCGGAGCTCAAACAGGCGGTGATCGACAAGTTCAAGCGCGACAACGGCCTGGACTACGCCATGGACCAGGTGATGATCAACGTGGGCGGCAAGCACTCCAGCTACCTGATCATGCAGGCCCTGCTGGACGAGGGCGACGAGGTCATCGTGCCCGCGCCCTACTGGGTCAGCTATCCGCCCATGGTCATCCTGGCCGGCGGCAAGCCGGTGATCGTGCCCACCAAGCTGGAGAACGGCTTCAAGCTGCAACTGGCCGACCTTCAAAAAGCGGTCAGCGACAAGACCAAGGCCATCTTCATCAACTCGCCCTCCAACCCCACGGGCGGCGTGTACAGCGAGGCCGAGTTGCGGCCCCTGGCCGAGTTCTGCGCCTCCAAGGGAGTCTTGATCATTAGCGACGAGATGTACGAGCCCATTCTCTTTGACGGCAGGACCTTCACGGCCACCGCTTCGCTGAGCCCCGAGGTCTACGCCAACACCGTGACCCTCAACGGGGTGTCCAAGGCCTATGCCATGACCGGATGGCGCATCGGCTACATGGGCGGGCCCGCGGAATTGATCAAGGCCTGCTCCAAGATTCAGAGCCAGTCCACCTCCAACCCCACCTCCATCGCCCAAAAGGCGGCCGAGGAGGCCCTTAACGGGCCCCAGGAGTTCGTGGCCGAGCGCAACCAGAGCTTCGAGCGGCGGCGCGACCTGATCATGGACCTCATCTCCGAACTGCCGGGGGTCACCTGCTACCGCCCCGAGGGCAGCTTTTACGCCTTCCCCAGTTTCAAGGCCTATTATGGCAAGAAGTTCGAGGGCAAGCAGATAACCGGCTCCCAGGATCTGGCGGACTACCTGTTGGATAACGCTTCCGTGGCCGCGGTGCCGGGCATCGCCTTCGGCGAGGACGACTGCATCCGCTTCTCCTTTGCCATCAGCGACGAGCAGATCAAGCAGGGCATGGCTTCGGTCAAGGCCGCCCTGGCCAAGCTGACCTAA
- a CDS encoding sulfide-dependent adenosine diphosphate thiazole synthase, producing the protein MLEEVTITKAIIHRYMEKLDNHLELDVAIVGGGPAGLVAGKKLAEAGHKVAMFERKLSIGGGMWGGGMMFNEIVVQEEAKRILDEFQVPCREFEPGYYTADSVLCASTLCSVATKTGLTIFNLVSMEDVMIRHNRVMGLVLNWSSVEMAGLHVDPLTIKAKWVIDATGHAAEVLNVIARKVDAELNTASGKVMGERSLWAEQAENHTLDNTKEAFPGVYTAGMCANAVFGSYRMGPVFGGMLLSGEKAAAEVGERLKQDK; encoded by the coding sequence ATGCTAGAGGAAGTGACCATCACCAAAGCCATCATCCACCGCTACATGGAAAAGCTCGATAACCACCTGGAGCTGGACGTGGCCATCGTGGGCGGCGGCCCGGCAGGCCTGGTGGCCGGCAAGAAGCTGGCCGAGGCGGGGCACAAGGTGGCCATGTTCGAGCGCAAGCTTTCCATCGGCGGAGGTATGTGGGGCGGCGGCATGATGTTCAACGAGATCGTGGTGCAGGAGGAAGCCAAGCGCATCCTGGACGAGTTCCAGGTGCCCTGCCGCGAGTTCGAGCCAGGCTACTACACCGCCGACAGCGTGCTGTGCGCCAGCACCCTTTGCTCGGTGGCCACCAAGACCGGGCTGACCATCTTCAACCTGGTGAGCATGGAAGACGTGATGATCCGCCACAACCGGGTCATGGGCCTGGTGCTCAACTGGAGCTCGGTGGAGATGGCCGGCTTGCACGTGGACCCCTTGACCATCAAGGCCAAGTGGGTCATCGACGCCACCGGCCACGCCGCCGAAGTGCTCAACGTCATCGCCCGCAAGGTCGACGCCGAGCTCAACACCGCCAGCGGCAAGGTGATGGGCGAGCGCTCCCTGTGGGCCGAGCAGGCGGAAAACCACACCCTGGACAACACCAAGGAGGCCTTCCCCGGGGTCTACACCGCGGGCATGTGCGCCAACGCGGTGTTCGGCTCTTATCGCATGGGTCCGGTGTTCGGGGGCATGCTGCTAAGCGGCGAGAAGGCCGCCGCCGAGGTGGGCGAGCGGCTCAAGCAAGACAAGTAA
- a CDS encoding transporter substrate-binding domain-containing protein, which yields MGFGRDIVPFAYRNEEGDLVGYDVACAYDMARSLNVKLVFVPVAYHKLEEDVKQGIMDLWAGGVYVVESRMLWGAFSQAYYHSPMALMVPSSRVPEFMDMDEILSRPNLAIAVFDNPVTKALARNLFPQAKQVVVPDYGHLPTAKGWDAALWTLEQAGVWASGHPGYTAVRPKHMGAMITFAYLMHKDSGRMRQLVNHWLDNRQAEGFLARQRAYWIEGAVAGGVRSR from the coding sequence GTGGGCTTTGGCCGGGACATCGTACCCTTTGCCTATCGCAACGAAGAAGGCGACCTGGTGGGCTACGACGTGGCCTGCGCCTATGACATGGCCCGCTCCCTCAACGTGAAGCTGGTGTTCGTGCCGGTGGCCTACCACAAGCTGGAAGAGGACGTGAAGCAGGGAATCATGGATTTGTGGGCCGGTGGGGTCTACGTGGTGGAGTCGCGCATGCTCTGGGGAGCCTTTTCCCAGGCTTACTACCACAGCCCCATGGCCTTGATGGTGCCATCCAGCCGGGTGCCCGAGTTCATGGACATGGATGAAATCCTCAGCCGCCCCAACCTGGCCATTGCGGTTTTCGACAATCCGGTCACCAAGGCCTTGGCCAGGAATCTGTTCCCCCAGGCCAAGCAGGTGGTGGTTCCCGATTACGGCCATCTACCCACGGCCAAGGGCTGGGACGCCGCCCTGTGGACCCTGGAGCAGGCCGGGGTTTGGGCCTCGGGGCATCCGGGTTACACCGCGGTGCGCCCCAAGCATATGGGGGCGATGATCACCTTTGCCTACCTGATGCACAAGGACTCAGGCCGCATGCGCCAGCTGGTAAATCATTGGCTGGACAACCGCCAGGCAGAGGGATTTTTAGCCCGGCAGCGCGCCTACTGGATCGAAGGCGCGGTGGCCGGCGGGGTGCGCAGCCGCTGA
- a CDS encoding dicarboxylate/amino acid:cation symporter: protein MSLAAWIGLGAAGGVLTGVLLGDACKVLQPIGSAYVMLLQSVVYPYLISSLLHGLGRLSPKVALKLFKKSWSFYAVAWGGTLGVIYLLGRAFPSSPPPIIVDAAVQARNGPDFLQLILPGNIFQDLANNYVPAVVLLSVLFGVAIQGIESKDRVLDILALIRTACVKIWRWVVTLAPVAVFAMFASTIGTLRVAEAGGLVVYLSLLLIICAILVLVVVPVAISSLLPVGYRQVMYDLRNGLTLALVTTMSVVALPFI from the coding sequence GTGAGTCTGGCGGCCTGGATAGGCCTGGGAGCCGCCGGTGGGGTGCTCACCGGCGTTTTGCTGGGTGATGCCTGCAAGGTGCTGCAGCCCATAGGCAGCGCCTACGTCATGCTTTTGCAATCAGTGGTCTATCCCTACCTGATCTCCTCGTTGCTGCACGGCCTGGGGCGTTTGAGTCCCAAGGTGGCCCTCAAGCTGTTCAAGAAAAGCTGGTCCTTTTACGCGGTCGCCTGGGGCGGCACCCTGGGGGTGATCTATCTGCTGGGCCGGGCCTTTCCCTCCTCGCCTCCACCCATAATCGTGGACGCGGCCGTCCAGGCCCGCAACGGCCCCGACTTTTTGCAGCTTATTCTGCCGGGCAACATCTTTCAGGATTTGGCCAACAACTACGTGCCCGCCGTGGTGCTGCTGTCGGTGCTGTTCGGGGTGGCCATTCAGGGCATAGAGAGCAAGGACCGGGTGCTGGACATCCTAGCCCTGATCCGCACCGCCTGCGTGAAAATCTGGCGCTGGGTGGTGACCCTGGCTCCAGTGGCGGTGTTCGCCATGTTCGCCTCCACCATAGGCACCCTGCGGGTGGCTGAGGCCGGGGGCCTGGTGGTCTACCTGAGCCTGCTTTTGATCATATGCGCCATCCTGGTTCTGGTGGTGGTGCCGGTGGCCATATCCTCGCTGTTGCCGGTGGGCTACCGCCAGGTGATGTACGACCTGCGCAACGGCCTGACCCTGGCCCTGGTCACCACCATGTCGGTGGTGGCCCTGCCTTTCATTTAG
- a CDS encoding HIT family protein encodes MSEEGCIFCDIVAGKVPCYKVYEDERTLAFMDVNPVTPGHVLVVPKNHVENLLEMVPGDLAAVHQTTQKIAAAIMKGLNPGGIAILQLNGKGANQVVMHYHVHLIPRNRPKDKLKILEWEPKKGNVRSIKSKMEKIIGGM; translated from the coding sequence ATGAGTGAGGAAGGCTGCATTTTCTGCGATATAGTGGCCGGCAAAGTCCCCTGCTACAAGGTTTACGAGGACGAGCGGACCCTGGCCTTCATGGACGTCAACCCCGTAACCCCGGGCCACGTGCTGGTGGTGCCCAAAAACCACGTGGAAAACCTGTTGGAGATGGTGCCCGGCGATCTGGCCGCGGTGCACCAGACCACCCAAAAGATCGCCGCGGCCATCATGAAGGGCCTGAACCCCGGGGGCATCGCCATCCTGCAGCTAAACGGCAAGGGGGCCAACCAGGTGGTCATGCACTATCACGTGCATCTGATCCCCCGCAACCGTCCCAAGGACAAGCTCAAGATCCTGGAATGGGAGCCCAAAAAGGGCAACGTCCGCAGCATCAAGTCCAAGATGGAAAAGATCATCGGGGGGATGTAG
- a CDS encoding DUF484 family protein has product MAQVLLDGVAGAASSRERRAMLTRVDLDDLLTQARRNEEIQSRLDQVEEFLLAAQEPGELLTQLPTTVAGIYRLEEVSVALLADNRRLDVVFDHEGQGPAGCFRRRRKEMRLILGDLEQPFLEDKPTRELSEFFFPQGTRPASMAVLPLWVSGEMLGSLNLGSLSSRRYQKGLDTHFLERLGRKTAFGLNVALLREQARRMEQRQAVVETVGAACHELAQPLTALVLGLEKLRRSLGEEEPLQKDIGELMAQVERLGGMIQQIGQVNDYVTRPYAQGLRIVDLNAAGGATEPDAGGRG; this is encoded by the coding sequence ATGGCGCAAGTACTTTTAGACGGCGTGGCCGGGGCCGCGTCTTCCAGGGAAAGGCGGGCCATGCTCACCCGGGTGGATTTGGACGATCTGCTCACCCAAGCCAGGCGCAACGAGGAAATTCAGAGCCGCTTGGACCAGGTGGAGGAGTTTTTGCTGGCCGCGCAGGAGCCCGGCGAGCTGCTGACCCAATTGCCGACCACCGTGGCCGGTATTTATCGCCTGGAAGAGGTCAGCGTGGCCCTGTTGGCCGACAACCGCCGCCTGGACGTGGTGTTCGACCACGAGGGCCAGGGCCCGGCGGGCTGTTTTCGGCGGCGGCGCAAGGAAATGCGCCTGATCCTGGGCGATCTGGAGCAGCCTTTCCTGGAGGACAAGCCTACCCGGGAATTGAGCGAATTCTTTTTTCCCCAGGGCACCAGGCCGGCCTCCATGGCTGTTTTGCCCCTGTGGGTCAGCGGAGAGATGCTGGGCAGCCTAAACCTGGGCTCCTTGTCCAGCCGCCGTTACCAAAAGGGCCTGGACACCCACTTTTTGGAGCGCCTGGGGCGCAAGACCGCCTTTGGCCTCAACGTGGCCCTGCTTAGGGAGCAGGCCCGGCGCATGGAGCAGCGCCAGGCCGTGGTGGAGACCGTGGGGGCGGCCTGCCACGAATTGGCCCAGCCCCTGACCGCGCTGGTGTTGGGCTTGGAAAAGCTGCGGCGCTCCTTGGGCGAGGAAGAGCCTCTGCAAAAAGATATAGGAGAGCTCATGGCCCAGGTGGAGCGCCTGGGGGGCATGATTCAACAAATCGGCCAAGTTAATGATTACGTAACCCGGCCCTACGCCCAGGGCCTGCGCATAGTGGACTTAAATGCGGCCGGCGGCGCGACCGAGCCGGACGCCGGCGGAAGGGGTTGA
- a CDS encoding carbon-nitrogen hydrolase family protein has translation MIQINSSQQRRENLEQASDLLAQAKDQGAKLAVLPEHFSYLAAMADMPRAAEPLRGPTMAFLAERAQKLGLWIIGGSFSRKSNDPTHSYNTCPVLNPQGELVAHYDKIHRFDLDLPGQAKWEESRYVRAGRRLVTVDTPAGMVGLTICYDLRFPELYRRLRLKGAQVLSAPAAFTQATGQDHWELLVRTRALENACYLLAAAQVGDHGGGRRSWGQAMIVGPWGEVLAQCGPGPGVALAEVNPKGVAASRRKLDSTSHARLLPRAWNRER, from the coding sequence GTGATTCAAATTAATAGTTCCCAACAACGCCGGGAAAACCTGGAGCAAGCCTCGGATCTTCTGGCCCAGGCCAAGGACCAGGGGGCCAAACTGGCGGTATTGCCGGAGCATTTTTCCTATCTGGCGGCCATGGCCGACATGCCCCGGGCGGCCGAACCCCTGCGCGGCCCCACAATGGCCTTTCTGGCCGAGCGGGCCCAAAAGCTGGGTCTGTGGATCATCGGCGGCTCTTTTTCACGCAAAAGTAACGATCCCACCCATAGTTACAACACCTGCCCCGTTTTGAACCCCCAGGGCGAACTGGTGGCCCACTACGACAAAATTCACCGCTTCGACCTTGACCTCCCCGGCCAGGCCAAGTGGGAGGAATCGCGCTACGTAAGGGCGGGCCGCCGCTTGGTCACCGTTGATACCCCTGCGGGGATGGTTGGCCTAACCATCTGTTATGACCTACGCTTTCCTGAACTTTACCGTCGCCTGCGCCTCAAGGGGGCCCAGGTGCTGTCCGCCCCGGCCGCCTTTACCCAGGCCACGGGCCAGGACCATTGGGAGCTTTTGGTGCGCACCCGAGCCCTGGAAAACGCCTGCTATCTTTTGGCGGCGGCCCAGGTCGGCGATCACGGCGGCGGGCGACGCTCCTGGGGCCAGGCCATGATCGTGGGGCCCTGGGGCGAGGTGCTGGCCCAGTGCGGCCCGGGGCCGGGAGTGGCCCTGGCCGAGGTAAACCCCAAGGGCGTTGCCGCCTCCCGGCGCAAGCTGGACTCCACCAGCCATGCCCGCCTGCTGCCCCGCGCCTGGAACCGGGAACGCTGA
- a CDS encoding AI-2E family transporter, with product MAQDPEKKFFATAISRWFFGISTLLMLYLGYLLIQPFLMPIFLAVVLVVVGWPLHMGVLRLVGPKRQHLAAAVTVFVFTVIIVMPLYFIVGIISEQALGLYNTVSNMVQGGGLQESLKHGMDLLNPFFDKLNETMGISKAEVFTQVGELVRRVSNLLYSNLTGLLRGITNLVIDFFLMLLVAFYLFIDGRRAADRLLSLSPMPSSLNHKIRDEVLGTMRATLTGTVVMSLLQGILGGVGFWIFGVPNSPFWGTVMVFASVVPIFGTAVVWVPGGLFLLLSGMTQAGVGVMIWCLVAALVCDNLIKPKLLGNVTHLHPLMIFFAVLGGLLLFGVVGLVLGPMVLALMLSLLEVYRLHFVPEDSDLAHCSDPPEEPAAPPAEPQTPTAKPQQES from the coding sequence ATGGCGCAAGACCCGGAAAAGAAGTTTTTCGCCACCGCCATCAGCCGGTGGTTCTTCGGCATCAGCACCCTGTTGATGCTCTATTTGGGCTATCTGCTCATCCAGCCTTTCCTCATGCCCATTTTCCTGGCCGTGGTGCTGGTGGTGGTGGGCTGGCCCCTGCACATGGGGGTGCTGCGCCTGGTGGGCCCCAAGCGGCAACACCTGGCCGCGGCCGTCACCGTGTTCGTGTTCACGGTGATCATCGTAATGCCGCTTTATTTCATCGTGGGCATCATCAGCGAACAGGCCCTGGGCCTGTACAACACCGTTAGCAACATGGTGCAGGGGGGCGGGCTGCAAGAGTCCCTCAAGCACGGCATGGACCTGCTCAACCCCTTCTTCGACAAGCTCAACGAAACCATGGGCATCAGCAAGGCCGAGGTGTTCACCCAGGTGGGCGAGCTGGTGCGCCGGGTGAGCAACCTGCTCTACTCCAACCTGACCGGCCTGCTCCGGGGCATCACCAACCTGGTGATCGACTTTTTCCTCATGCTCCTGGTGGCCTTTTATCTGTTCATCGACGGGCGCCGCGCGGCCGACCGCCTGCTGTCTTTGAGCCCCATGCCCTCCAGCCTCAACCACAAGATCAGGGACGAGGTGCTGGGCACCATGCGGGCCACCCTCACCGGCACGGTGGTGATGTCCCTGCTCCAGGGAATTTTGGGCGGCGTGGGTTTTTGGATTTTCGGCGTGCCCAACAGCCCCTTTTGGGGCACGGTCATGGTCTTCGCCTCGGTGGTGCCCATTTTTGGTACCGCGGTGGTCTGGGTGCCCGGCGGCTTGTTCCTGCTGCTCAGCGGCATGACCCAGGCCGGGGTGGGAGTCATGATCTGGTGCCTGGTCGCGGCCCTGGTTTGCGACAACCTGATCAAGCCCAAACTGTTGGGCAACGTGACTCACCTGCATCCCCTGATGATCTTTTTCGCGGTGCTGGGCGGCCTCTTGCTCTTCGGGGTGGTGGGGCTGGTGCTGGGGCCCATGGTCCTGGCCCTGATGCTCTCCCTGCTGGAAGTCTACCGCCTGCATTTCGTGCCCGAGGACAGCGATCTGGCCCATTGTTCAGACCCGCCAGAGGAGCCGGCCGCCCCGCCGGCGGAGCCGCAAACCCCTACGGCGAAACCCCAACAGGAGAGTTGA
- a CDS encoding glucose-1-phosphate adenylyltransferase, giving the protein MNNTLAIIMAGGKGERLFPLTRDRSKPAVPFGGAYRLIDITLSNVVNSGIYKIMVLPQYKSQSLVDHLEAGWNIFSFDLGHYLRIVSPQMRTGERWYEGTADSVRQNAYLLERDRGLGHVLILSGDHVYKMDYSQFQAAHDQSGADVSIAVIEVDRETACAYGVVEVDGDYAIQGFHEKPDDPVCIPGDEGHSLVSMGIYLFSRKAMLEVLEEVEGKDFGHDIIPSLLGRYKVMAYAYKANNHIHDYVWLTDDRGNRSLEYQECAGDSGYWRDVGSLDAYWNANMDLCGVDPYFNLYGRQWPLRTFRHQLPPAKFVFAAERGGSGRVGKALDSLVGQGCIISGSVVRNSVLSPNVVVQSWSEVDESVILDNVIIGRHCKVKKAIIDKNNHLPEGTEIGLNPKEDAERFTVTPRGISVVPRGYFKP; this is encoded by the coding sequence ATGAACAACACCCTGGCCATCATCATGGCGGGCGGCAAGGGAGAGCGGCTGTTCCCCCTCACCCGCGACCGCTCCAAGCCCGCGGTGCCCTTTGGCGGAGCCTACCGCCTTATCGACATTACCCTGAGCAACGTGGTCAACAGCGGCATCTACAAAATAATGGTGCTGCCTCAATACAAGAGCCAATCCCTGGTGGACCACCTGGAAGCGGGCTGGAACATCTTTTCCTTTGACCTGGGCCACTACCTGCGCATCGTCAGCCCCCAGATGCGCACCGGCGAGCGCTGGTACGAGGGCACCGCGGACAGCGTGCGGCAAAACGCCTATCTGCTGGAGCGCGACCGCGGCCTGGGCCACGTGCTGATCCTCTCGGGTGATCACGTGTACAAGATGGACTATTCCCAGTTCCAGGCCGCCCACGACCAAAGCGGAGCCGACGTTTCCATCGCGGTGATCGAGGTGGACCGCGAGACCGCCTGCGCCTACGGGGTGGTGGAGGTGGACGGCGACTACGCCATCCAGGGCTTCCACGAAAAACCCGACGACCCGGTGTGCATCCCCGGCGACGAAGGCCACTCCCTGGTCTCCATGGGCATCTACCTTTTCAGCCGCAAGGCGATGCTGGAGGTGCTCGAGGAGGTGGAAGGCAAGGACTTCGGCCACGACATCATCCCCTCCCTCTTGGGCCGCTACAAGGTCATGGCCTACGCCTACAAGGCCAACAACCACATCCACGACTACGTGTGGCTCACCGACGACCGGGGCAACCGCAGCCTGGAGTACCAGGAATGCGCCGGGGACAGCGGCTACTGGCGCGACGTGGGCAGCCTGGACGCCTATTGGAATGCCAACATGGACCTGTGCGGGGTGGACCCCTACTTCAACCTCTACGGCCGCCAATGGCCCCTGCGCACCTTCCGCCACCAGCTCCCCCCGGCCAAGTTCGTCTTCGCCGCCGAGCGCGGGGGCAGCGGCCGAGTGGGCAAGGCCCTGGACTCTCTGGTGGGCCAGGGCTGCATCATCAGCGGCTCGGTGGTGCGCAACTCGGTGCTCAGCCCCAACGTGGTGGTGCAGTCCTGGAGCGAGGTGGACGAGAGCGTCATCCTGGACAACGTGATAATCGGCCGGCACTGCAAGGTCAAAAAGGCCATCATCGACAAGAACAACCACTTGCCGGAAGGCACCGAGATCGGCCTGAACCCCAAGGAGGACGCCGAGCGCTTCACCGTTACCCCCAGGGGAATCTCGGTGGTGCCCCGGGGTTACTTCAAGCCCTGA
- a CDS encoding GAF domain-containing protein — MLPKDPVLFPFECVLSLEPLIEFLQDKLASGCWPTNPVGSDLLDRLAKTPELRGPIQDLEALKKHQGLLLRLMSLVFPPVAWDTEAFAAVVPFALTPVLASPQFEELFINPPAGQQVRRNVDDATFFYGRTIKAYMFILECLYGLKQHMNYPLAVVVKEEATGLERHFAVQLDFRFVRPEAVGEPIVLSEKDLELAKKHISQPETLRRLLPPERFRLTGVTILKAVEVTTFETISALSRDLIDQETVMSQAGFLRLQERLRTYFGQGELVAGVAAVHQDQVIILNLGCRLEEDSLLCQTNQVPKEHLKGSLFEKLAQDGEMVVVPDVREEPGLAKFSADYGKSNLRSLLIAPLLYQGEFIGSLEVGLPGVDQFGPTDMALMTELQPLFTVAVKNALEDIDKQIQAVIKEQCTAVHPAVEWRFEQAAMRHLESRRQGRAQPMEDIVFHEVYPLFASSDIRGSSAKRNQAIAQDLARHLDLGLKVVRRAGESRPLPILSELAGRIERRLGRLQDGLKSGDETGLTEFMRSEVEVVFEDLAKQGPGVAEAVAAYREEVDPYLGTVYRQRRLFEKSVSMLNEGLAAYLDLEESAMQAVLPHYFERHRTDGVDHLIYLGASLSRESSFSRLYLSNFRLWQLMVTCGLAWLGEQLKEQMPVPLDAAHLILIQETPLNIRFRYDEKRFDVDGAYDVRHEIIRSRLDKAVIQGGERLTRPGRIAVVYSSPEEAREMRRHIEHLQEQGFLAPEVERHELEDLPGVRGLKALRVGINLESEALARRAQSFLG, encoded by the coding sequence ATGCTACCCAAAGATCCAGTACTTTTTCCCTTTGAGTGCGTGCTCAGCCTGGAGCCCCTCATTGAATTTCTGCAAGACAAGCTGGCCAGCGGATGCTGGCCCACCAACCCGGTGGGCAGCGATCTGCTCGACCGCCTGGCCAAAACCCCCGAGCTCAGGGGGCCCATCCAGGACCTGGAGGCCCTGAAAAAGCACCAGGGCCTACTTTTACGCCTGATGAGCCTGGTGTTCCCCCCGGTGGCCTGGGACACCGAGGCCTTTGCCGCAGTGGTTCCCTTCGCCCTCACTCCGGTGCTGGCCTCCCCCCAATTCGAGGAGCTGTTCATAAACCCGCCCGCCGGGCAACAGGTGCGCCGCAACGTAGACGATGCCACCTTTTTCTATGGCCGCACCATCAAGGCCTACATGTTCATCCTTGAATGCCTCTACGGGCTCAAGCAGCACATGAACTATCCTCTGGCGGTGGTGGTCAAGGAGGAAGCTACCGGCTTGGAGCGCCACTTCGCCGTCCAGCTTGACTTTCGTTTCGTGCGGCCGGAGGCGGTGGGCGAACCCATCGTCCTGAGCGAAAAGGACCTGGAGTTAGCGAAAAAGCACATCTCCCAGCCGGAGACCCTGCGCCGGTTGCTGCCGCCGGAGCGTTTCCGCCTCACCGGTGTCACCATCTTGAAGGCGGTGGAGGTGACCACCTTTGAGACCATTTCCGCCCTGAGCCGCGACCTCATCGACCAGGAAACGGTCATGAGCCAAGCGGGTTTTTTGCGTTTGCAGGAGCGCCTGCGCACCTATTTCGGACAAGGTGAGCTGGTGGCCGGTGTGGCGGCCGTGCACCAGGACCAGGTGATAATCCTCAACCTGGGCTGCCGTCTCGAAGAAGATTCCCTCCTCTGCCAGACCAACCAGGTGCCCAAGGAGCATTTAAAAGGGTCGCTATTTGAAAAGCTGGCCCAAGACGGTGAAATGGTGGTAGTGCCCGACGTGCGGGAAGAGCCGGGCCTGGCCAAGTTCAGCGCTGATTACGGCAAAAGCAACCTGCGCTCCCTTTTGATCGCCCCCCTGCTCTACCAGGGGGAGTTCATCGGTTCCTTGGAGGTAGGCCTGCCGGGAGTGGACCAGTTCGGCCCCACGGATATGGCCCTGATGACCGAACTGCAGCCCCTGTTCACCGTGGCGGTGAAAAACGCCCTCGAAGACATCGATAAGCAGATTCAGGCGGTCATAAAAGAGCAGTGCACCGCGGTGCATCCCGCGGTGGAATGGCGCTTCGAGCAGGCGGCTATGCGCCATTTAGAGAGCCGCCGCCAGGGCCGCGCCCAGCCCATGGAAGACATCGTCTTCCACGAGGTATACCCCCTTTTCGCCAGCAGCGACATCCGGGGCTCTTCGGCCAAGCGCAACCAGGCCATCGCCCAGGACCTGGCCCGCCACCTGGACCTGGGCCTGAAGGTGGTGCGCCGGGCCGGTGAGAGCAGGCCCCTGCCCATTCTGAGCGAGCTGGCCGGGCGCATAGAGCGGCGGCTGGGCCGCTTGCAAGACGGCCTCAAAAGCGGCGATGAAACCGGCCTGACCGAGTTCATGCGCTCCGAGGTGGAGGTAGTGTTCGAAGACTTGGCCAAGCAGGGCCCCGGCGTGGCCGAAGCGGTGGCCGCCTACCGCGAGGAGGTGGACCCCTACCTGGGCACGGTGTACCGCCAGCGCCGGCTCTTTGAAAAAAGCGTGTCCATGTTAAACGAGGGCCTGGCCGCCTACCTGGACCTGGAGGAGTCGGCCATGCAGGCGGTCCTGCCCCATTACTTCGAGCGCCACCGCACCGACGGGGTGGACCACCTCATCTACCTGGGCGCTTCCCTCAGCCGGGAGAGCAGCTTCTCCCGCTTGTACTTGAGCAACTTCCGGCTGTGGCAGCTCATGGTCACCTGCGGCCTCGCTTGGCTCGGAGAACAACTCAAGGAACAGATGCCGGTGCCACTGGATGCCGCGCACCTCATCCTGATCCAGGAGACGCCGCTGAACATCCGCTTCCGCTACGATGAAAAGCGCTTCGATGTGGACGGCGCCTATGACGTGCGCCACGAAATCATCCGCTCCCGCCTGGACAAGGCTGTCATTCAAGGTGGGGAACGCCTGACCCGGCCCGGCCGCATCGCGGTGGTCTACTCCTCGCCGGAGGAGGCGCGCGAGATGCGCCGCCATATAGAGCACCTGCAGGAGCAGGGCTTTCTGGCGCCCGAGGTGGAACGGCACGAGCTGGAAGACCTGCCCGGGGTGCGCGGCCTCAAGGCTCTCAGGGTGGGCATAAACTTGGAAAGCGAGGCCCTGGCCCGCCGGGCTCAAAGTTTTTTAGGGTAG